The DNA region CCGAGGCTCCTTTTTCAGGTTGGCGTAGCACAGCTCAATGTCCTTTGCCTCTAACCGCATTCCCGCAGGGCCCTGGGGCAGGGTGGGATGGCGGCAGATCAATTCCAGGCGGTTGTCTCCGATCTTGAACTTGCAGCCGCGATCCACCGGGCTGGTGTACCAGCCATACATCTGGGGCAGACGCAGCAGATCCCGATAAAAGGACTGCAGGGTGTCAAACTCCCAGGAATAATAAACGATCCTGTATTCTTTGCGCCACATATTTTTCCCTTTCTATAATCAGTGCATCAAAATTTCCTCTCGCACATTGCGCAGGTAGGCGTAGATCTCCACCACATTGCCGCTGGGGTCGTACATCTGGAACAGCCGCCGCGCATCAAAGTCCGTGTCACGCAGCACCCCGGCCTCCTTATAGTCCGGGCTTTGGCTGAAGCGGTCATACAGCTTGTTGACGCTGCTGGCCTCCAGGCCGATCATGGACGGGCCCAGGGTGCAGCCTGCCGGACGCCTGCGCAGCAGCAGCTGTGCATCGCCGGCCTGAAGCAGCAGCGCGTCCTCCTGCCGCTCCAGCAGCGGAAGCCCCAGCCGGTCGCAGTAGAAGCTCTGCGCCGCCGCCAAATCATCCTCATAAAGCACGCCGGTAAAGGTGCCGGTAAACATATCCGTTTTATCCACATCGCCGCCGCTGCAGAGGCTGTCGTCCTGCAGCAGATGCACCAGATTGCCTTCGGTGTCCCGGAGGGTTACCTGCCGGGCATCCTGAGAGAGGATCTCGATGTGGGGCATTTCCTCCAAAATCCGCTCCATGCACAGAGGCAGGTCGGAGCACTGGGCCAAAAACTCACTGCGTCCCTGCCGGGGGGTAAAGGGGATCTGGGTGATCTCCAGCCGTCCGCTGCCCATGTAGAAGCGGTAGCCCTTCTGATCGGGGACGATGGACCAGTTATAGTTGGGCTGCAGGCCCAGTACCTCGCGGTAGAAAAAGACACCGCTGTCATAATCCTTCAGGTGCAGGATATATCTGCATTCGTGAAATGTAATATTCATGCCTTCGATCCTTTCGACTGTGATTCCCCGGCGCTTTTCCGGCGCAGACAGGGAGCGGAGAGCGGATGGGGATAGGGGGTGCCATTGGCCGCCGGCGCCCGCATCCGCATACCGGTGAGCTTGATGCCGATCAGCGCGGCCAGATAGGGCAGCATCTGGGTCAGCTGCGTGGCGATGCCGAAGCTCTGCAGGCGCATCCGCAGCGCCTGCATCACGCCAAACAGCAGCGTGGCAAGATAGCCGCCGACGGGAGACCACTGACCGAACTGGTTGGCGGCAAAGGCCATAAAGCCGGACCCGGCGGACATATCATTGACAAACACATTGGCGGAGCTGAGGCACATGACAGCGCCTCCCATGCCGGCAAAAACACCTCCCAGAAGCACCGCACGCATTCGCAGGCGGTAGACATTGATGCCCAGGGTGGCCACGGCGGCGGGGTTTTCGCCCACGGCACGAATCCGCAGGCCCCAGGCGGTTCGATGCAGCAGATACTGCATAACCGCCACCGCCAGCAGGCCCAGATAGATGCAGGCCGGGTAGCCGCTGAGCATGGTGCCCGCTATGGGGACGCGGGAGAGCAGGGGGATATTCACGGCCTGAAAGCCCTCCACCCACGGGGAGATGCCGGTGGTGTCCC from Vescimonas fastidiosa includes:
- a CDS encoding VOC family protein — its product is MNITFHECRYILHLKDYDSGVFFYREVLGLQPNYNWSIVPDQKGYRFYMGSGRLEITQIPFTPRQGRSEFLAQCSDLPLCMERILEEMPHIEILSQDARQVTLRDTEGNLVHLLQDDSLCSGGDVDKTDMFTGTFTGVLYEDDLAAAQSFYCDRLGLPLLERQEDALLLQAGDAQLLLRRRPAGCTLGPSMIGLEASSVNKLYDRFSQSPDYKEAGVLRDTDFDARRLFQMYDPSGNVVEIYAYLRNVREEILMH
- a CDS encoding ABC transporter permease, which translates into the protein MDFWISFANFFASAIRLTAPIALGTLACTISERAGVINIGIEGSMLFSGFLAAVGAYYTGSPWVGLLCGCAAGAFLALILGVLAIYCNGQQIVIGIGLNLFGPGFAYMLMRALWDTTGISPWVEGFQAVNIPLLSRVPIAGTMLSGYPACIYLGLLAVAVMQYLLHRTAWGLRIRAVGENPAAVATLGINVYRLRMRAVLLGGVFAGMGGAVMCLSSANVFVNDMSAGSGFMAFAANQFGQWSPVGGYLATLLFGVMQALRMRLQSFGIATQLTQMLPYLAALIGIKLTGMRMRAPAANGTPYPHPLSAPCLRRKSAGESQSKGSKA